The DNA window AAACCCGCTTGCGGGTGCAGGACTTTGATGCGTGATTTATCGCGGATCGGATGTGCTGAATGCTGACCTGATCATGTGGCGAAGCGATGAGTCCCTCCGCGAATTCCTCCACCCCGCGAGCGGGGTGGTTATGGTTCGTTCCGGCTTGCTGATACGTGGGTTGAAACCCCCGCCTATAGTGATGCACCCCTCTGGCGAGGGGTTCCGCCGGTGAGGTACCCACTCAGTTTGAAAGAAAGCCTTGTGTTCAGCCGATTCCCACTCGGTTTGCAAGAGAGGTGAAAACGCCCGGATGGGCGTAACAACTTAGCCCAGGGTGGAGCGCGGCGGAACCTTGGGGGTGGGAGGCAAAGGACTTTGACAAGCCCCTTGCGGGCGATGGAAACCCTTCTCCCCCTTCCACAGCTCTGTCCGCTCAAACGCCGATGAGCAGCAGCGCCGCGAAGGCCATGTAGGAAAAGATCGCGAACAGCACGGCCCATTTGAACTCCCGGAATTTCCTCGCCGCGATCTGGGAATTGGTGTGGATCTGCTCCAAGTAGTGGCGCGCCAGCTCCTCCTGCGTCAGCCGGGAGCCAAGCTGCTGATAACTGTCCCGGTCCATTTGCGCCACCGAGCCGAAGAAGAGCGGATTGACCCGCTGGGAGAACTTCAGCTTCGGAAAGATCGACCAGAGCAGGATCAGCGTCGATATGGCGAAGCACAGCAGCGCCAGGCCGGAGATCGCCGCGTTGAGGATATTTTGGAAGGACAGCACTTTGATCGTCACGTTATAGAGGATCGCGATGTTCACGCCCAGCAGCACTCCGTTTTTGGAATCTCCGAACTGCACCATCTGCTTCATGCCCGCGTTGATCTTTTCCAGTTGGTCCGCGGTGACCAGATCTTCCCTGGGGTTTTCCATCTCTGCTCCTTATGCTTTTCTGCAAACGCCGGAAATCTCCGTCAGTCGGGTGATTCTTGTCAAGCTTAATCTGGCGCCCGGTCCGGCTTTTCGGCCCATGCCTGCCCCCCACTCTGCAAGTGAGTGCCACATTATCCAGAGCCTGTCCGGTCTTTGCCGGCAGACCTGCCAAATTTATCCTCGCGGTGAAAACTGCTCCAGTGGTCTGGGAACCTTTATCTAATATACGGCTTTCACCCGGTAAAATTTCTTGGTCTGGTTGAGATCAGTTTGCCAAACGTTATCCCCGGAGACAGTTGTTTCATAGCCAAACTCTCCAGTGGGATCATCCGCGCTGTAGATGTCGTAGCCATTCGCGTGGGGAATGGCATCC is part of the Candidatus Cloacimonadota bacterium genome and encodes:
- a CDS encoding DUF5706 domain-containing protein produces the protein MENPREDLVTADQLEKINAGMKQMVQFGDSKNGVLLGVNIAILYNVTIKVLSFQNILNAAISGLALLCFAISTLILLWSIFPKLKFSQRVNPLFFGSVAQMDRDSYQQLGSRLTQEELARHYLEQIHTNSQIAARKFREFKWAVLFAIFSYMAFAALLLIGV